A region of Salmo salar chromosome ssa17, Ssal_v3.1, whole genome shotgun sequence DNA encodes the following proteins:
- the LOC106575635 gene encoding C-X-C chemokine receptor type 1 yields MTELEQPYVLDYDYNSTNDSYYSNITSFDLNYNTLSCAAQPLCPSAVIFLCVLHIAIFLLAVPGNLLVGLVIGFSQQSLTPSDVFLFHLTVADGLLALTLPFWAANTLHGWIFGDFLCKCLSLVMEASFYTSILFLVCISVDRYLVIVRPAKSRKGRRRACRWYACTFIWALGGALSLPALFNEAFTPPSGGPTRCVERFDLGSATHWRLATRGLRHILGFLLPLVIMVACYSITVSRLLQTSGFQKHRAMRVIIAVVFAFLLCWTPFHMTVMADTLMRARLVRFDCAERNRVDLALQVTHSLALVHSFVNPVLYAFVGEKFRGNLGALVRKSRGPERGSSSRFSRSTSQTSEGNGLL; encoded by the exons ATGACAG AGCTAGAACAACCATACGTCCTGGACTATGATTACAATTCAACCAACGACTCCTATTACTCCAACATCACCTCCTTTGACCTGAACTATAACACATTGTCCTGTGCAGCTCAGCCCCTGTGTCCCAGTGCCGTCATATTCCTGTGTGTCCTTCACATCGCCATCTTCCTGTTGGCTGTTCCTGGTAACCTACTTGTGGGTCTCGTGATTGGCTTCAGTCAACAGTCCCTGACCCCATCCGACGTCTTCCTGTTTCACCTGACTGTAGCCGACGGGCTGCTGGCTCTGACCCTGCCCTTCTGGGCTGCTAACACGCTCCACGGCTGGATCTTTGGTGACTTCCTGTGTAAGTGCCTCAGCCTGGTTATGGAGGCTAGCTTCTACACCAGCATCCTGTTCCTGGTGTGTATCAGTGTCGACCGCTACCTGGTGATCGTTCGCCCCGCCAAGTCCCGTAAGGGCCGCCGAAGGGCCTGCAGATGGTACGCCTGCACCTTCATCTGGGCTCTGGGgggcgccctctctctccctgccctcttcAACGAAGCCTTCACGCCCCCCAGCGGTGGTCCGACGAGGTGTGTTGAGCGCTTCGACCTCGGCAGCGCCACCCACTGGAGGCTCGCTACTCGCGGCCTACGCCACATCCTAGGGTTCCTGCTCCCACTAGTAATTATGGTGGCGTGCTATAGCATCACCGTGTCCCGGTTGCTGCAGACGAGCGGCTTCCAGAAGCACAGGGCCATGCGGGTCATCATTGCCGTGGTGTTCGCCTTCCTCCTGTGCTGGACGCCGTTCCACATGACGGTGATGGCCGACACCCTGATGAGGGCCAGGCTGGTGCGCTTCGACTGTGCTGAGAGGAACAGGGTGGACCTGGCCCTCCAGGTCACCCACAGCCTGGCCCTGGTCCACAGCTTTGTTAACCCAGTGCTGTATGCCTTCGTGGGGGAGAAGTTCAGGGGGAACCTGGGTGCCCTGGTCAGGAAGTCACGGGGACCAGAGAGGGGGTCGTCGTCTCGATTTAGCAGGTCCACATCCCAGACCTCAGAAGGGAATGGACTGTTATGA